Proteins encoded in a region of the Podospora pseudopauciseta strain CBS 411.78 chromosome 6, whole genome shotgun sequence genome:
- a CDS encoding hypothetical protein (EggNog:ENOG503PH5H), producing MYTYLHCDQFSKQSPIKSEKRTRKMTSINDIQEKTHPEPSVSHSGPSPELKKATPTLWPSALFRNPFCYKSMAVQSSPGKLPAFLMITTLLCLATLGAASPLINPEEQRPAEVPPIAPDHPAYHPAVSQPHHESGEEGEHQPEQPAHHISFPRPRREFREKEHRPSYEEHRPEGQHHAEEHQPEGQYPPEQSHTEETHHPKGDHLEVSRLEENHAEEHRPEGFHPEVHIRSSLLEPPAPLPAGAYTPSTPCPPSLEGQWNCMLTSWQRCGSGIWSAVMPTAKGTQCAPGGIAHELKTVLAPDYPPSAKPNPDQPQLPRPQGNTDGWAQGLPPRYSEGGRLGVSMGLAIAGVVVVVVAGLT from the coding sequence ATGTACACTTACTTACATTGTGATCAATTTTCGAAACAATCACCTATCAAATCGGAAAAGCGAACTCGCAAGATGACCTCCATCAACGACATCCAAGAAAAGACCCACCCGGAACCGAGCGTCTCGCATTCCGGACCCAGCCCAgagctcaagaaggccaCTCCCACCCTCTGGCCGTCAGCGCTCTTCCGGAATCCGTTCTGTTACAAGTCAATGGCCGTGCAATCAAGCCCGGGAAAGCTTCCGGCTTTCCTCATGATCACAACTCTCCTCTGCCTCGCCACTTTGGGAGCCGCCTCCCCTCTTATCAATCCCGAGGAGCAGCGTCCTGCCGAGGTTCCTCCTATTGCCCCTGATCACCCTGCCTATCACCCGGCAGTttctcaaccccatcacgagtctggagaggaaggagagcaCCAGCCTGAGCAACCCGCCCATCACATCTCCTTCCCTCGACCACGCCGCGAATTTAGAGAGAAAGAACACCGCCCATCCTACGAGGAGCACCGGCCGGAGGGCCAACACCATGCCGAAGAACACCAGCCAGAGGGACAGTATCCTCCCGAGCAATCCCATACCGAGGAAACCCACCACCCGAAAGGGGACCACCTTGAAGTGAGCCGCCTGGAGGAGAACCACGCCGAGGAACACCGCCCCGAGGGATTCCACCCAGAAGTCCACATCCGCTCCTCCCTCCTTGaaccccccgcccccctcccagcagGCGCCTACACCCCCAGCACCCCCTGCCCACCCAGCCTCGAAGGCCAATGGAACTGCATGCTCACCTCCTGGCAGCGCTGCGGCTCAGGGATCTGGTCCGCCGTGATGCCCACCGCAAAGGGGACACAGTGCGCTCCTGGAGGGATCGCCCATGAGCTCAAGACTGTCCTTGCTCCCGACTACCCTCCTTCTGCCAAACCCAACCCTGACCAGCCACAACTGCCTAGGCCTCAGGGGAATACTGATGGGTGGGCGCAGGGTTTGCCGCCTAGATACAGCGAGGGCGGTAGACTTGGTGTGTCGATGGGGTTGGCGAttgcgggggtggtggtggtggttgtggctgggttgacgtaa
- a CDS encoding hypothetical protein (EggNog:ENOG503P079; COG:S) produces the protein MVKIAIAGATGNVAQEVTEALVATGKHKLLLLTRTDTAELSSNNAFPNITWITTDYDGLDGLSETLQGVDTVLCFIVTHSDPGNTAQKNLINASVRAGVKRFAPSEWATSSFEHLPWYAGKAEIREYLAELNKDKKASHSVLEYTFFQPGQFTDYLCYPYKSSKHIHPFQTQIDFHARRAIILEDSEDARITWTTAKDLANVVAKAVEHEGEWPVVGGIRGDEVTIGEIIALGEKIRGGPFIVEKLKAEDIKAGIVKSSWLPVVDHPSLSPAAVEAMAKGFLSGMLLGISAGVLKVSNEWNRLLPDYEFTRAEEFLTEVWESKP, from the exons ATGGTCAAAATCGCTATTGCAGGTGCAACCGGCA ACGTCGCCCAAGAGGTGACCGAAGCCCTCGTCGCCACTGGAAAGCacaagctcctcctcttgacaAGAACTGACACAGCGGAGCTTTCTTCCAACAACGCCTTTCCCAACATCACATGGATCACAACGGACTATGACGGCTTGGATGGATTGTCGGAAACTCTCCAAGGAGTTGACACTGTCCTATGCTTCATCGTCACCCACTCAGACCCGGGGAACACTGCTCAAAAGAATCTTATCAATGCCTCGGTCCGTGCCGGAGTTAAACGTTTTGCGCCCAGCGAGTGGGCAAC GTCCAGCTTCGAGCATCTCCCGTGGTATGCCGGCAAGGCAGAGATCCGAGAGTATCTCGCCGAGCTAAACAAAGACAAGAAGGCAAGTCACTCA GTGCTCGAGTACACCTTCTTCCAACCAGGGCAGTTCACAGACTACCTCTGCTACCCCTACAAGTCCTCCAAGCACATTCACCCGTTCCAAACCCAGATCGACTTTCACGCCCGCCGAGCTATCATTTTGGAGGACAGTGAGGACGCGCGAATCACCTGGACTACAGCCAAGGACCTTGCAAATGTCGTCGCCAAGGCTGTTGAGCACGAGGGCGAGTGGCCTGTTGTTGGCGGTATCAGAGGAGACGAAGTAACCATTGGTGAGATTATCGCGCTTGGTGAGAAGATTCGGG GGGGTCCCTTCAtcgtcgagaagctcaaagCAGAAGACATCAAAGCCGGGATTGTCAAGAGCTCTTGGTTGCCTGTGGTTGACCacccctctctttctccaGCAGCAGTTGAGGCTATGGCAAAGGGCTTCCTTTCTGGAATGCTTCTGGGTATCTCTGCTGGAGTGCTGAAAGTCTCGAATGAGTGGAATCGGTTGCTTCCAGATTACGAGTTCACTAGGGCCGAGGAGTTTTTGACTGAGGTCTGGGAAAGCAAGCCGTAG
- the sap62 gene encoding CWF complex protein sap62 (COG:A; EggNog:ENOG503NVSR; BUSCO:EOG092653YS) has protein sequence MDYQNRAGSKFGGGGVASHSATNADRRERLRKLALEQIDLDKDPYIFKNHLGSFECRLCLTVHQNDGSYLAHTQGKKHQTNLARRAAREQKEGKGEIDPTTGLPVGVVGAGFAALGLGAGGPRKNVVKIGRPGYKITKVRDPITRQQGLLFQLQYPDIGVGVTPKWQVMSAFTQRVEEPDRNFQYLLVAAEPYETCGFKIPARELDKREDGRQFEFWDPDSKEYWVQIMFMTEREERFNAAPGLTGRR, from the coding sequence ATGGACTACCAAAACCGCGCCGGCTCCAAattcggcggcggcggggtaGCCTCCCACTCAGCCACCAACGCCGACCGCCGCGAGCGCCTCCGCAAGCTCGCCCTCGAGCAAATCGACCTCGACAAGGACCCCTACATCTTCAAGAATCACCTCGGCTCCTTCGAGTGCCGCCTCTGCCTGACGGTCCACCAGAACGACGGCTCCTACCTCGCCCACACCCAAGGCAAAAAGCACCAGACCAACCTCGCCCGCCGCGCCGCCAGGGAACAAAAAGAGGGCAAAGGGGAAATCGATCCCACTACCGGCTTACCTGTCGGAGTCGTCGGCGCCGGCTTTGCTGCCTTGGGTCTTGGTGCTGGCGGGCCAAGGAAGAATGTTGTCAAGATTGGGAGGCCGGGGTACAAAATCACAAAGGTCAGAGATCCGATCACGAGACAGCAGGGCTTGCTGTTTCAGCTGCAGTATCCGGATATCGGGGTGGGAGTTACGCCCAAGTGGCAGGTCATGAGTGCGTTTACgcagagggtggaggagccgGATAGGAATTTTCAGTATCTTCTCGTCGCGGCGGAACCGTACGAAACCTGCGGGTTCAAGATTCCTGCCAGGGAGCTGGACAAGAGGGAGGACGGGAGGCAGTTTGAGTTTTGGGATCCGGATAGCAAGGAGTATTGGGTGCAGATCATGTTTATGacggagagagaggagaggtttaATGCCGCGCCGGGCTTGACGGGGAGGCGGTAG
- a CDS encoding hypothetical protein (EggNog:ENOG503PNT0), whose protein sequence is MDFLSKVASEALKPQKSAQQLEQQQPQQTQTSGGLLGSIVSAATQSTQPVTTNTQQQPQQTQTNGASGLLGSLVSSATQSTQTTQQQPQQPQSGADALLNKLHGVVGGGPESEKKEDALDKAIDLVQEHVFKAGPQTNESAAEQAKDKFIADTIRDGYEKATGKDFPIAAKKEEENKVTAGLGGLAGKLFK, encoded by the exons ATGGACTTCCTCAGCAAGGTCGCCAGCGAGGCCCTCAAGCCCCAGAAGTCTGCCCAGCAGCtagagcagcagcaacctcagCAAACTCAGACCAGCGGTGGCCTCCTCGGCTCCATTGTCTCTGCTGCCACTCAGTCTACCCAGCCTGTTaccaccaacacccagcagcagccacaacaGACCCAGACCAACGGTGCCTCTGGTCTGCTCGGCTCACTCGTCTCCAGTGCCACCCAATCCACTCAGACCACCCAGCAACAGCCCCAGCAGCCACAATCCGGTGCCGAtgccctcctcaacaagcTCCACGGCGTTGTAGGCGGCGGTCCCGAgtccgagaagaaggaggatgctCTTGACAAGG CTATCGACCTCGTCCAGGAGCACGTCTTCAAGGCCGGTCCTCAGACCAACGAGTCCGCCGCCGAGCAGGCCAAGGACAAGTTCATCGCCGACACCATCCGTGACGGCTACGAGAAGGCCACCGGCAAGGACTTCCCCATtgccgccaagaaggaggaagagaataAGGTCACCGCTGGTCTCGGCGGCCTGGCCGGCAAGCTCTTCAAGTAA
- the DAP1 gene encoding Dihydrodipicolinate synthase (COG:S; BUSCO:EOG09264Z3D; EggNog:ENOG503P5DZ) encodes MDYVQQRVAQEAAKAEGASPSSSFFTPLNIIVLLFVLYATYSFLRPTPPPALPKEEPAVVFKTFTPRTLLPYNGENNMPVYLAVKGRVFDVTRGRNFYGPGGPYANFAGRDASRGLAKGSFDEDMLTKDLDGPLDTLADLNQEELEAMAGWEERFLEKYLVVGKLVAVGEEEKEE; translated from the exons ATGGACTACGTTCAACAGAGAGTGGCCCAAGAGGCAGCCAAGGCAGAGGGCGCTTCGCCCAG ctcctccttcttcacccccctcaacatcaTCGTCCTTCTCTTTGTTCTCTACGCGACCTACAGCTTCCTTAggccaacccctccccccgctcTCCCCAAGGAGGAACCAGCAGTCGTCTTCAAGACATTCACCCCACGAACACTTCTACCGTACAATGGCGAGAACAACATGCCCGTCTATCTCGCTGTGAAGGGCCGTGTTTTCGACGTGACTCGCGGACGGAACTTTTATGGTCCTGGCGGCCCCTATGCCAACTTTGCTGGCCGCGATGCCTCCCGTGGGTTGGCCAAGGGTAGCTTTGACGAGGATATGCTGACCAAGGATCTGGATGGGCCGCTGGATACACTTGCCGATCTGAATCAGGAGGAACTGGAGGCTATGGCTGGGTGGGAAGAGAGATTTTTGGAGAAGTACCTGGTTGTTGGAAAGCTagttgctgttggggaagaggagaaggaggagtag
- a CDS encoding hypothetical protein (COG:B; EggNog:ENOG503P090) yields the protein MINRISEPSYISDLEPPRKKLRVRKGTKSCWECKRRKVRCIFSVETNSVCDACERRRSTCLSQEFPDVVTQHINGDTEGRLGRVESLVKNLARKIDSLNSAQRDTEDRTPDLQQPPLPSNPESEDNQQTAELRRTATELLEAWPDKSVLDQISELPLQTSLMELLFKVGGILSPNPSASSKPWLVDTMQKPPPGAHPVLIARRALLLGLLLQDVPASCVEPLENRATGYRDVMSRAVERAISMVASNDQLTDSIEGIECIMMESMYHDRAGNLRRSWSATRRAMTMAQLMGLHRGKQAKTCLNTLSSNTEANIDPEYLWSRIVQSDRYLSLMLGLPQGSSDNSFATPKVLEKCTPAEQLRRLHCVAAGYILQRNDINDISATQEIDDLLQKASAFMPPRWWLTPDFAPRTAEDDLEAPDKTLHLMSQAVHYHLLAQLHLPYLLRPASDLSCNYSKITAVTASREVITRFLTFRKGNPVSSYCHGIDFLAFIASTAMCIAHLDSHRQKVQRVLGFDALDFLAHQRQGDRGMLEATLEAMERMSVDGEDAIAKRIATLLRHLLFIESEAAAGEICSYGSQSEQQAEEAEELGCGGTTSDGDNILRIHIPYLGGIVIRRGSDMPEGLACAFGEDGQPFELGSVESWGLQGVDTAFFDNLLRGAGESESAVFEQP from the coding sequence ATGATCAACAGAATCTCCGAACCATCGTATATCAGCGACCTCGAGCCCCCTAGAAAAAAGCTCAGAGTTCGAAAAGGCACAAAGAGCTGCTGGGAGTGCAAGCGCAGGAAGGTACGATGCATATTTTCGGTAGAAACAAACTCTGTTTGCGATGCATGTGAACGACGACGGTCAACATGCCTCAGCCAGGAGTTTCCTGATGTTGTTACACAGCACATCAATGGCGACACTGAGGGCCGTCTCGGTCGAGTCGAGTCTCTGGTCAAGAACCTGGCCAGAAAGATCGACTCCCTAAATAGTGCTCAGAGGGATACCGAGGACAGAACACCGGACCTTCAACAGCCACCACTTCCCAGCAATCCGGAGTCTGAAGACAATCAGCAGACAGCAGAGCTCAGAAGAACCGCAACTGAACTTCTGGAGGCATGGCCTGACAAGAGTGTCTTGGATCAGATATCAGAGCTTCCTCTCCAAACCTCGCTCATGGAGCTCCTGTTCAAAGTCGGTGGCATCTTGTCACCTAACCCCTCAGCGTCGAGCAAGCCGTGGTTGGTGGATACAATGCAAAAGCCGCCTCCTGGAGCACACCCGGTTCTAATAGCTCGCAGGGCTTTACTTCTGGGTCTGCTTCTCCAAGATGTACCAGCATCCTGTGTCGAACCGTTGGAAAACCGCGCCACTGGATACCGCGATGTAATGTCTCGagcggtggagagggccaTCAGCATGGTGGCAAGTAACGATCAGCTCACTGACTCAATAGAGGGCATCGAGTGCATCATGATGGAAAGCATGTACCACGACAGAGCTGGAAACCTACGAAGATCATGGAGTGCAACTCGCCGGGCTATGACGATGGCACAGTTGATGGGACTTCACCGCGGCAAACAAGCGAAAACATGCCTCAACACATTGTCATCCAACACAGAGGCCAATATCGATCCTGAGTACCTCTGGTCCCGAATAGTGCAATCCGACCGCTACCTCTCGCTCATGCTTGGACTTCCACAGGGCTCATCTGACAACTCTTTCGCAACACCAAAAGTGTTGGAGAAATGCACCCCAGCCGAGCAATTGCGGAGGCTTCACTGCGTTGCCGCCGGATACATCCTACAGAGAAACGACATCAACGATATCTCCGCAACGCAGGAGATTGACGACCTGCTCCAAAAAGCATCAGCTTTTATGCCACCTCGGTGGTGGCTTACCCCTGACTTTGCGCCTCGCACTGCCGAGGACGATCTTGAGGCTCCGGACAAGACGCTTCATCTCATGAGCCAGGCAGTTCACTATCACCTCCTGGCACAGCTTCATCTTCCCTATTTGCTTAGACCCGCCTCCGACCTGAGCTGTAACTACAGCAAGATTACTGCCGTTACCGCAAGCCGAGAAGTCATCACGCGCTTCTTGACTTTTCGGAAAGGTAATCCAGTCAGCTCGTATTGCCATGGAATCGATTTTCTGGCTTTCATTGCCAGCACGGCAATGTGTATTGCCCACTTGGATTCACATAGACAAAAAGTTCAGCGAGTGCTGGGTTTTGATGCCTTGGACTTCCTAGCACATCAACGACAGGGTGATCGCGGTATGTTGGAGGCGACACTGGAAGCCATGGAGCGCATGTCTGTGGATGGTGAAGACGCTATAGCGAAGAGAATAGCGACTTTGTTGCGGCATCTACTCTTCATCGAGTCAGAAGCCGCTGCTGGAGAAATATGCAGCTATGGCTCGCAATCAGAACAGCAAGCTGAAGAGGCTGAAGAGCTGGGGTGTGGTGGAACGACAAGCGATGGTGACAACATCCTAAGAATTCATATTCCCTACTTGGGAGGGATAGTGATTCGACGAGGTTCCGACATGCCTGAAGGACTAGCATGTGCGTTTGGAGAAGACGGCCAACCCTTTGAACTAGGTTCCGTTGAGAGCTGGGGCTTGCAAGGCGTGGATACCGCATTCTTTGACAATCTTCTTCGAGGAGCGGGTGAGTCTGAATCTGCTGTGTTTGAACAGCCATAG
- a CDS encoding hypothetical protein (COG:S; EggNog:ENOG503P2UM), producing MSTPTPYKQIRALHTPRTITLYQAYNHPIASAAVSAQSLTASPLFKTTRMTWIKPSWAWMLYRSGYSFKDANQSRILALTMSHEDFLWLLSQGVVSHRSPEEKGDQGGKKLGGVRIQWDPERDVKMERLGYRSIQIGIPGGEVCERWVGMVKKIEDVTDKARELKRVIDERPEVTVGVLKEMGLVPEEKVFEIEDEEVRKRLGMDWPVEPE from the coding sequence AtgtccacccccaccccctacAAACAAATCCGCGCCCTCCACACCCCTCGAACAATAACTCTCTACCAAGCCTACAACCACCCCatcgcctccgccgccgtctcTGCTCAATCcctcaccgcctcccccctcttcaaaACAACCCGCATGACCTGGATCAAGCCCTCCTGGGCCTGGATGCTCTACCGCTCTGGTTACTCGTTTAAAGACGCCAACCAATCCCGCATTCTGGCGCTCACAATGTCACACGAGGATTTCCTTTGGCTGCTTTCCCAGGGTGTGGTTTCCCACCGGAGCCCAGAGGAGAAGGGTGATCAAGGGGGGAAGAAGCTGGGGGGTGTGAGGATACAGTGGGATCCGGAGAGGGATgtcaagatggagaggttggggtaCAGGAGTATCCAGATTGGGATTCCGGGCGGGGAGGTTTGTGAGAGATGGGTCgggatggtgaagaagattgaggaTGTTACTGACAAGGCGAGAGAGTTGAAAAGAGTGATTGATGAGAGACCGGAGGTAACGGtgggggtgttgaaggagatggggttggtgccggaggagaaggtgtttgagattgaggatgaggaggtgaggaaaCGGCTGGGGATGGATTGGCCGGTTGAGCCTGAGTAA